Genomic window (Asticcacaulis excentricus CB 48):
GCGATCCTTGTCAAAAATGATGGTGCGCGGGCGCGCCTTCTGGGCCTGAGCCGCAAGGAAGTTGAGCACCACGGTCTTACCCGACCCCGACGGCCCGATCAGGGTGAAATTGCCAAGGTCCGAGGCGTGGAAGTTGAAGAAATAAGGCGTAGCCGCGGTCGTTTCAAAGACGGTGATCGCCTCGCCCCAGTGGTTGTCGGCGGCTTGTCCTAACGCAAACCCATGCAGGCTAGCCAGTCCTGCAAAGGCCGAGACTGAAATCAACGCCTTACGCGAAATATAGGTCTCATTGCCTGGAAACTGCGCCCAGAAGGCCGGTTCGAGATTGATGTCTTCGCGGACCGCTACGGCTCCCGTATCGGCCATTGCCGACGTGACCTGTGCTGCCGCCTGATCCAGCGCGCTAAGGCTCGGTGCACGCACGCAGACTGTCAGGTGATGCTCGCCCAAAGCCGTCTGACCCGACGCCAGTTCGTCCTTGGCCGCCATAAGGCCTGCACGCAGGGTAATGCCGTCATCATCGGCGGCGCGCAGACGACGCAGGGCCAGATTGACGCGCTCAAGACCGATCTGACGATCCACGAACTGAAAGCTCTGCGACACAGTCATTTCATAGGGCAGGTGGAGCAGGGCATCAAGCATGCCCGGCGCGGCCTGCGGCGGATATTCCTTCACTGAAATGAGCGCGCCGAATGACTTATCTGCGCCGGCGCCTTTCATTTCAAAAGCATCGATGCCAAAGCTCAGGCGCTGATAAGGCAGGTACTGCCCTACATCGTCGCGAGCTAGCGGATCGGGCTTGAGCACCGGGCGCATCTCGCCGTGCATCAGGGCCGATAGCAGTTCCAGCGGCTCGGAACAGCGGCCGCCACGCGTCTCATAAGAGGTCAAAAGCCGCGGGCCATAGCGCCCAAGCGCAGCCATCAGGGCGTCGCGCGCCGCATCGAGGTCCCGAAGTTCCGCCCCCAAACCGTCACGATCGGCCCCGGAATGCGCGCCAAACAACTTGCCGAGGCTTTCGGAAAGTCCGGCCTTTCCACGCGCCGGGCGACGCAAAATGGTTATGAACAGATCGTTGACGAACAGTTCGCGCGATTGCAGACGGTCCTGCCAGCGGGCATTGATGTATTCGGCTATGGGGTCATCGTACTGCCCACTGCTGGTCACCGATACTTTTCGGCGGACGATATGGTGGTGGAGCACCAGCCGCGAGTCCCCGATGGCACGGAGCGCGCTCTCCCGCAGAGCGTGCAGACCGTTAAGGTCGGTCGTGTCCGCCGTTTCAAATCCAAAACCATCGATATAGAGAGCCTGCATCAGCGACCCGTCACGCAGCGTAACCGTGTGGTCATTATAGAGATGGGCAAAAGGCAGGCGATCACCGATCCGCTGCTCCTTGGTGCCCAGACTCATGACTTGCCCGAACAGGCCTTTACTCATGCGAAAACCTTACGGTAAATAGGAGTTGCAGCGCCAGAATTTATAATTCCGGATCCGCGGGGTGCGGCTCACCTTAGTGAACCACAGGTCGAACAGGCGTGGTTCACGCAGACAGGCCAGATAACCTACGGCATGCACCAGAAGCGCAATCCCCAGAGCCCAGAACGACCGCGTGACCAGAAAGGCCTCGGTGGTGATCATGAAGTTAAGGATGAAGTAGGAATAGGTCACGCCCGCAAACATTTGCGGCTGGGTCAGCGCCCGGAAAATCGGCGCCTTGACCAGAGCGACGGTCTCTTCGCTCATGCCTCAGCCCACGGCCGTACGGATGCCCGCCACGATGGTGGCCGCGCCGAACAGGATAAAAATGCCGAGGATGACGGTGGCCCCGAAGCGCCAGTTCATTCGACCAGACAGCATCATAAAGCCGACGGCGGCTACAGCGATCACGGCCACGGCGGTGGCAACATTGCCCAATAGCGTGCCCTGAATCCAGCCAAGCGCATTGACAATTGGGCCGGAACCAGCGGGGTCCTGCGCAAAGGCCGGTGATGCGGCAAGCAGCGGCAGAAGGGCGGGCAGGAATTTACGGACTTTCATAGGTCTATCCTTACGAGCATGTCTCGGTCGGTTGAGGATCGGTCTTTACGCTCAGCCGGTCAAGGCTGCGGGCGACATAGGCCTGGGTTTCGGTATAGGGCGGCACGCCGCCGTGGCGGTTGACTGCGCCGGCCCCGGCATTATAGGCGGCTAGCGCCAGATCAATACGACCGTCAAAGCGGTCAAGCTGACGGCGCAGATAAGCGGCACCGCCGAACACATTGCCTTGCGGATCAAAGGGGTCGACGCCCAGTTCGGCGGCGGTCGCGGGCATAAGCTGCATTAGGCCGATGGCCCCGCGTGGCGAGATGGCCTTCGGATTAAAGTCCGACTCCTGTCGGATGACCGCGATCAGAAAATCAGCGCTGAGACTATAGCGTTCGGCGGCGGCCTGGATCACATCCTGATAGGGCAGGGATGTCGTTTGAACGGTTACCGGCGGCACGGAGGCGCACAGGGTGTGAAAGTCGCCATCGTCGGCCAGCTCAAACACCTGCGCAGCGGTGGGTAAAGCGGCGCAAAGCACCACACCCATTGTTCCCGCTGTCGTCAAAAATGCCCGCACGGGCCGCTCCTTGCTCACGCTCTGTACCGCGCACTATACCGCGTCACGGCTGCACCGTCCCGGTGAAGATGTCATCTGGTCAAGCGGCTCTAACAGTTAAGTTTGTCAGATTTGTTACGCTCGCCCCCCAATAATCTTTGCACGGAGAATTCTTGCGATTCGCCGCTGTTGTCAGCATACACCGCGCGGTCCTTAATTTACAGGAAGCCGGGGTTGGGTTGTGAGAAATTGCGCGGACTAGGGAAGAAGGCAATGCCATCTGTGCCATATCCAGTCGGCGTAACTAGTTGCGGTAATCGAGGCGATCTCGGGATGGGTGGGGCAAAACGTCGTCTGAGCCAGAAACTGGCGGGCCTCTGTATTGGTCGGCTTGAGCAACACCGGATGTGGGGTCTTTACGCAAACCACCGAAGCATTGCCTCCACCTCCACCTCAGTCCACAGGCGGGCAGGGCAAGAAACAATGCTATCACGCAAGCATGGGCGGCTTTTTCGAGACGGAGCCTAAACGCCTTCCGTCCGTTCCAGAATGTGACCTGCGCTGACGGGTTGCCACACAGAACAGCCTGACTTTCTGCATAAAAACATGCCCCGCGAGGTTTTTACAGGCATGATGATTGCCATCAAAGATGATGACACTATCCCCTGAGAACATTAAGAAATCAAAATTTTTGCCATTAACAATTCGTGACAAAACGGCAATCTCAAAAGGGGCGCGGAGGGCTTCACTCCATCTAAGGGGCTGAGGCGGGCCACTCTGCAGCTATTTTTCGTCATGCAGATCAAGCGACAAAAAGCCCTCAGGCGCGGTTTCGTGGCAGTTAAACCCTGATAAATTAAATAACTCCGACAATTAATTTACATAATCGTATATTTTATAATTGACCCCGCTGGCTAAGGAGGGTTACATTTTTGATGGGTGGGGCACTCTTGGTTCCGGTGAAGAGGCCCGTGCCCGGCTTACCGTGCGGCCTCTGATGACATTAAAGACTCCCTACGTGTTATCGGAGATCGCTAGTAACTTGCATGTCCGCCACGCTTCACTTTTGTCGTGTGGTGTAAACCTTCATTCTTAGTCGGCCTCCGCAAACCCCGTGGATCAGCCAAGCCCCTAACGCGAAAAAGAACCCTGAGTATTTTTCGAAAGTATCTCCACTTCTTACCCGACGGAGTGAACCATGACGCCATCCGCCGTTTCGACCCTGACCCGCCGCGCCAGCCTTACGGCCATAGCGGGGGCGCTGGCCGCCCCCAGTCTGGCGCGGGCCGCTGATACAGGAGGTCTGGCTTGGAACAGCGCGGACGCGCAGACCACAGTTCATGAGACGCCGGATTTCCATATCGAGCTTCAGGAAACCTCCCAAACCCTCGTCTCTCTGGCTCCGAAGGGTGTAGGGGGAGGCTTTGACTTCGCCCCGCGCCACCGTTTTACCCAGCGTCTGGGCGACGGGTGCTACCGTCTAGGCGATCTCGACCTGCGTGTGCGCATCGAAGGGGAAGAAAAGTGGAGCGACCATTCGACGGCCTATCGCCGTGTGAAGGTCAAAGCCCTGCCAAAGCCCGAGGGGGCGCTGGCCTCAGCGGACATTACCCCCAGCCTTGGCGCGGAGATGCCGCTGAAGGTGGTGCGGACGTGGAGTGTGTCTGAGGGCAAGCTGGTTTTGCGCTTTACACTGGCGAACCCCACCCAGAAGACGATTGAAGTCGGCGGTCTGGGCATGGCCATGGTCTTCGACAATATCATCAGCGGGCGTCATCTCGATGAGGCTCATGATGTCGCCTCTTTCTACGATCCCTATGTCGGTCTGAATGCCGGCTATCTTCAGGTCAACCGACTGAACGGGCAGGGGCCCTCCTTGCTGGTCCTTCCAGCCAACGATACGGCGAAGTTCGAGCTGTATAAGCCGATCCTCAACACGCGCGATGGCGACAAAAAGCTGGCGATCTACAGCGATATCGAGCCGCGCAACATGACGTTTGAAGGCTTTTATAGCTGGATGACGCACGCCAAAGGTTTTGCCGACAGCGAATGGAAGGGCGTCGAGCAGTGGAACACGCCCACTTCGCTGATGCTCAAGCCGGGGCAATCGACCAGCGTGGCGCTGAAATTCGTTCTGTCGCCGTCTATCCGTGAGATCGAGCCGACCCTGATCAAACAGGGCCGTCCGGTCGCTGTCGGCATTCCCGGCTATGTGGTGCCGACCGACCTGCCCGCCGACCTCTTTATCCATGCGCCGAAGGCGGTCAAAGCTTTAGGGGTGCATCCGCAGGGCGCGCTGGAGGTCACGCCTGTCGGGGCTATTAGGGGCGGCTGGCTGAAATACAGCGTGATGGGCAAGGCGTTGGGTCGCGCGCGGCTGACACTGACCTATGCCGACGGTACGCAACAGACTATCCATTACAAGGTGACCAAGCCCCAAGCAGAGGCCGTGGCCGATATGGGGCAGTTCCTGACCACGAAGCAGTGGTACGAAAACCCCAATGATCCGTTCAAGCGCTCGCCGTCGATCATGATTTTCGACCGCGAAAAGAACGCACTGGTGCTTCAGGACAATCGAGTCTGGGTATCTGGCCTGTCAGACGAAGGCGGGGCCGGGGCGTGGCTGGCGGCCATCATGAAACAGCTCGACAATCCGAATCCCGAAGAGGTGCAGAAGTTCGAGCGCTTTGCCAACACCACGCTTTGGGGGCAAATTCAGACACCAGACGGCCCCGATAAATACGGCGTGCGCAAGTCACTGATGTTCTATGACCCAGAAGGGATGCCCAACGGCACCTATGATGCGTCTCTGAACTGGAAGGTATGGTCGGCCTGGGATCGCAAGCACGCCGCCGATCTGGGACGGTCCTACAACTACCCGCACCCGGCGGCGGCCTGGTGGACGCTGTATCGACTCGGCCGCTATAACACGGGCATGACGTCTGGTGAAACCTGGCAAACCTATCTGACGCGGGCGGCCGAAACCATCAAGGCCATGATGAGTAAGGCCCCTTACTACACGCAGTTCGGTCAGATGGAAGGCGACGTCTTCCTCTACATCCTCCTCGATCTGAGGCGTGAGGGCTGGACCGAACTGGCCAGTGAGGTCGAGGCGTTGATGAAAGGCCGCGTCGAAATCTGGAAGACGCTGAAATATCCTTTCGGCTCGGAAATGCCGTGGGATTCAACCGGTCAGGCCGAGGTCTATATGTGGATGCGCTATTTCGGCCATCAGGATAAGGCCGACGTCACGCGCGAAGTCATCATGGCCTATGACCCTGCCATCCCGCACTGGGGCTATAACGGCTCGGCCCGTCGCTTCTGGGACTTTCTCTATGCCGGGAAGCTGTCGCGCATTGAGCGTCAGTTGCACCATTACGGCTCGTCGTTGAACGCCGTGCCTCTGTTTGACGCCTATCGCGAAACGCCGGATGACCTCTATATGCTGCGTGTCGCCTATGGCGGCCTGATGGGGTCACTGACCAATATCGACCAAGAGGGTTTTGCCTCAGCGGCCTTCCATTCCTTCCCGGACGCCATGAAGTGGGATGCCGTCAATGGCGACTATGGCATGAGCTTCTTCGGTCACGCTGTGACCTCGGCCTCATATCTGGTCAAACACACTGTGTTCGGCTGGATCGGCTTTGGCGGCGTGGTCAAGACATCGAATGGTGTAATCCATCTTACGCCCAAGGATAGCGCTCGACGTCGCGTCTTCATCGCGCCAGCCGGTCTGTGGATCACGCTCGATGCCGGCAAGATCGCTGAGGTAGGCTATGATAGTGTTAGCGGTAAGGTGCGCTTGACGCTGGAGGCTGCCGACGCGCAAACGCCCGTCGCCTACATTAATTTTGAAACCACGGTGAAGGGAGCCAAGCCCTACAGCCTCAAGGGCGAGAAGGCTCTGGGTGCCTATGCGGTGCCACTGAAGGCCGAAGCCATCACCCTCGACCTGAACCCCGCCTGATACAGGAATACGCCAGATGATCCGCACGACCTTTCAAACTGATCGCCGCGCCCTGCTGTGTGGGGCCGGGGCCCTGACGCTTCTGACTGCAATTGGCGGCCCGGCCGTGGCCTCAGCCCCGATCGTCGCCAGGCCCATTCCGCTGACACAGGTGCGCCTGCTGCCGTCGCCTTTCCTTGAGGCCGTCGAAGCCAACCGTCGCTACTTGTTGTTCCTGTCGCCTGACCGCTTTCTTTACAATTATCACAAGTTTGCTGGTATGCCGGTGAAAGGGGAGATCTACGGCGGTTGGGAATCGGACACCATCGCCGGCGAAGGGCTGGGGCACTATCTATCGGCCTTATCGCTTATGCACGCCCAGACGGGTGACAACGAATGCGTGGCGCGCATCCACTACATTATTTCGGAACTTGAAAAAGTGCAGGCGGCGCACGGCGACGGCTATGTAGCAGGCTTTATGCGTAAGCGTAAGGACGGCTCTATCGTCGATGGAAAGGAAATCTTCCCGGAAATTATGGCGGGCGATATCCGCTCGGCGGGCTTCGATCTCAATGGCTGCTGGGTACCTTTCTATAACTGGCACAAGCTTTTTGCCGGACTTCTGGACGCGCAGGCCTATTGTGGCGTCGACCGGGGCATTCCGGTGGCCGAAAAGCTGGGTGGCTATATTGAAATGGTTTTTGCGGCGCTTGACGACGCACAGACGCAGAAGGTGCTCGACTGCGAGCATGGTGGCATCAACGAGAGTTTTGCCGAACTGTATAGCCGCACGAACAATCCGCGCTGGCTGAAGCTGTCTGAGCGACTCTATCACCACCGCATGCTCGACCCGCTGGCGGCCCGCGAAGACAAGCTTGCCAACAACCACGCCAACACACAGGTGCCAAAGCTGATTGGTCTGGCGCGTCTCTATGAGCTGACGCAGAAGCCGCAGTATCAGACCGCCTCCAGCTTCTTCTGGGAGCGGGTTGTGAACCACCACAGCTTCGTTATTGGCGGCAATGCTGACCGTGAGTATTTCTTTGAGCCGGACACCATCTCGGCCCATATCACCGAGCAAACCTGCGAAAGCTGCAACACCTACAATATGCTGAAGCTGACGCGACACCTCTATAGCTGGTCGCCGAAGGCCGCTTGGTTCGACTATTATGAGCGCGCGCATCTCAATCACATGCTGGCGCATCAGAACCCAAAGACGGGCATGTTCACCTATATGATGCCGCTGATGTCGGGCGCGGCGCGCGGTTTCTCCGATGAGGAAAACTCCTTCTGGTGCTGTGTGCTGTCGGGGATCGAAACCCATTCCAAGCACGGAGACTCTATCTACTGGCACCAAGAAAAGACGCTCTTCGTCAACCTGTTCATTCCGTCAAAGGTCAACTGGGCGGAACAAAAGGCGGCGTTCGAGCTGACCACCAAATACCCCTATGAGGGCCAAGTAGCGCTGAAACTCAGCCAGCTTTCTGGCGCGAAGACCTTTACGGTGGCGGTGCGTATCCCCGGCTGGGCCGAAGCCTCAACTCTGCAAGTCAATGGCAAGCCGGCCCTAGCCAAGATGAATGATGGTTATGCCCTAATTACCCGAAAATGGCGCGCGGGGGACGTGGTGACGCTGGACCTGCCGCTGAAGCTGCGTTTTGAGACCGCGGCAGGCGATAACAAGGTCGTGGCCCTCCTGCGCGGCCCGATGGTGCTGGCCGCTGATCTGGGGCCTGCAGATCAGCCGTGGGGAGGCGATGCCCCGGCTCTAGTTGGGTCCGATCTGATCGGCAGCTTCTACCCGGTCTCGGCGGCCGAAGCGGTATATGTATCCAAAGGCTCGGGACGTCCGGCGGATATGACATTCCGTCCCTTCTATGCGCAATACGAACGCCGCACAGCGGTCTATTTCAATCGCTACAGCGACGACGAATGGGCACAGGCGCAGGTCGCCTATCGCGCTGAACAGGCCCGTCTGAAAGATCTCGCCAACCGTTCGGTGGATGTCATGCATCTGGGTGAGATGCAGCCCGAACGCGACCACAATCTCCTAACCGGCGGCAACTCCTACCCGGTGGTCTATCGCGCCCGCAATGGCCGGGACGCCCGCACTGGGGGCTTCTTCAGCTTTGAGATGAAGACGACCAAGGACGGGAAGGATGCGGGCCCGCTGATGCTCCAGGCCACCTATTGGGGTTCAGAATTCAACCGCAGCTTCACCATTGAGATCGACGGCACGGTCATCGCGCATGAGCGACTGTCGGGCCGTCAGCCGGGGGCGTGGATAGATGTCGATTACCCCATCCCGCACGAACTGACGCGCGGGAAACAAAAGGTCACGGTCAAGGTCAACCCGCAGGAGGGGAAATCTGCTGGCCCGGTCTTTGGTGTCCGCCTCTTTACCATGGCTCCTGCGGCAAAACCGGCCTGAGGCATCCTGATGCGCCCTTGTCCCTGATCAGCCTACTGCCGCTGCCGGCCGGATGGACGACTCACGCTGAGCCAGTCCTCTATGCGCCCAACTCGGCGCCGGAAGCGCGGACGGTAAGTGCCCATCTTCGATGATGGAGCTGATTATACGACCGATCCCGCACCGCTGATCTCCGGGGCCAGGTTGTATATTCTTACCGGACGCGATACGGCCGTACCGGGCGTCATGATCTCATCATGCCCGAATGGCAGATGCTGGTCAGCGATGATCCGTAATCGGGATAGTGGACGCATAAACTGTACTTTCTAAAGCCGGAAGCGGTGGTCAAGTGAGCGACGCCGGTCCGCGCCTTTGCCCCTCAGATCGTGCAGAAATCGGACAAGTGCTTCTATCTCTACGCCCCGGTGCGACGCGCCCTTTGACGCCATGGTCATCCGCAACATCGCTTCGCACGCCCGCGTCACCGCCTCCAATGCGCCTGTGGAATACTGGCTGCGCGCCCTTGATATCGGCCTGCCGCCAGAAATTTTGGGCCACCTGATCGCCCAACAATCCGACGCAGAAATGGGTGCCGTTAAAGGGGGAGCGATCAGTCACGCTGAACGGGGCCAGTATCTATTTCTGGGACTATCAAACCGCAGGCTCCGGCGTCGGTGTCACGCCGCCAAAGGGCTGGCATCTGGACTATCGTGACCGCGAAACGTTGAAACCCGTCAAGGCCACAACCGCGTACAGAAGCCGTCTTGACGCCACTTATCCTGTCTCGTTTACGCTAGCGGCCGCTCGCTGTCTGCGGGCCGCGTTCGACGCTTCTACTGATGGGAAGTCCTACGCTGCTGTTGCGGCACAGGAGTGGCAGGCCTTTACAGTTACCCCGCAGGTGCCCGTCAAGGCCTCGGTAAAGGGCCCCGCGTCAACTGAGTGTGCGCAGCGATAGGCAAGCGCGTGAAATCCTGCTAAACAGGGTGCATGTGGAAGCGGCTGAGCCCTATTTTCGGATTGCTGGCCTTCGTTGTGGCCACGGTGGCGGGACCGGCCATGGCTCAAGTCCGCATGGCCGCCGTCGAGCCTATGCCCTGTCATGAGATGGCAATGAGTGAACAGGGAACATCGATAAAAAAGCCTGTCCAAAAAACGCATACCGATTGCGACGGTGCGTGTCAGTGCCCGGTCAGCCATTGCGCCGCCGGTCCTCTCACCCTGCCTCAGCTGACCTTGCCGATGATCTATGATAACCCTGATTTTCACAAATTTTTCTTTGATCAACGGTTGAGCTTTGGTTTGAGTGAAGACCTGATGCGCCCGCCACGCGCCTGAAAACCGGACTCGTTGGGCGCCCAGAGCGGGTGCAACTCGTCACGTTTTTTAGGAAAATACTCATGAAATCCATGCTTTTGGCGGGCTTCTTCAGCTTGTGCGCCACTATGGCTCTAGCCGAAACCCGCACCTATCACCTGACTATCTCGCCGGTCCAGTCCATCATTGGCGGCAAACCCGTACCCAAGATCGCCGTCAATGGCACCATTCCCGGCCCCGTCCTGCGCTTTACCGAAGGCGACGAGGCTGTGATCCATGTGACCAACCGCTTGAAAACCCCGACCTCAGTCCACTGGCACGGCCTGCTGCTTCCGGGTGTAATGGACGGCGCGCCGGGCTTTAACGGCTTCAAAGGCATAGCCCCTGGTGAGACCTTCACCTATCGTTTCCCGATCCGGCAGTCGGGCACCTACTGGTATCATTCGCATTCTTTGGGGCAGGAGGCAGACGGCCTCTACGCCGGCATTGTCATAGCTCCCAAGACACCGGCCCCCATTTCCGCCGACCGCGACTATGTGGTGCTGCTCTCCGACTTTCATCAGGACAGCGCTGCACGTATTCAAGCCAACCTCAAAAAGTCTTCCGACTATTATCAGTATAAGCGCCGCACCGTGAGCGATCTGATTGAGGACGCGCATGCACAGGGGATTGGTAAAGCTCTAAAATCAGCCGGCGAGTGGGGGAAGATGCGTATGCTCCCCACCGACCTGTCCGACGTCACCGGCTACCGCTTTCTCGTCAACGGCCTAACGAATGAGCAGAACTGGACGGGCCTGTTCCGGCCGGGTGAGCAGGTGCGCCTTCGCTTTATCAACGCCTCGGCCATGACGATGTACGATGTACGCATCCCGGGCCTGAAAATGACGGTTGTCGCGGCCGATGGCCGACCGGTACAGCCGGTTGAGGTGGATGAATTCCGCTTCGGCAATGCCGAAACCTATGATGTCATTGTAACCCCGCGCGAAGAGCGTGCCTATACGATTGCAGCCGAGTCGCTCGATCGCGAGGGCTTTGCGCTTGGGACCCTCGCCCCGCACGAAGGGATGACCGGCGAACTCCCCGTGCATCGCCCGCGTGCTTTGCTCAAAATGGGCGACATGAATATGGACGTCATGATGCGCGACGACCCCCACATGGATATGAGCCAGATGGACCATGACAGCGGTTGGGCCGACACGGGCGCACCCAAAGGGGCCGTGGTGCTCAACTATTCTCAATTGAAAAGCTTGACCCCTCGGAGTGACACGCGCGCTCCCACGCGCTTTATCAAAGTGGTGCTGGGCGGTAATATGGAGCGCTATATCTGGACCATAAACGGGAAAACCTTTTCCCCCGAAGACGGCATTGCGTTGGGCTATAATGAGCGGGTGCGGCTGATCTACGTCAATGAAACCATGATGGCCCATCCCCTGCATTTGCACGGCATGTTCGTACAGCTTGAGAACGGGCAGGACGCGGATCGCATGCCAGACAAGCACACGGTGATCGTGCCGCCGGGTCAGACCGTGTCGGTTCTACTTTCGGCTACCGAGCCCGGTGACTGGCCCTATCACTGCCACCTGTTGTTCCATATGCAGTCGGGAATGATGACGACCTTACGCGTCGCTGCACCGGAAGCGGGTTTTATACCCCCGACGGCGCAACCCGCTCCGAACCACACGCCACACGGGGAAGGCCATGATGAACATCATTAAAATAACGGCTCTGTGCCTGCTGCTCCCCTCAGCCGCGTTAGCCCAACACGACCATTCGGCCACCTATCACGCCGTGTGGCTGGAAACCGCCTTCAGCCGGCACGAGGGGAAGGAGACGGCCTATTGGGAGGCCGACGGCTGGGTCGGTGGCGATACGCACAAGCTTTGGCTCAAAAGCGAAGGCAAGGTGGGTGACGCCCGGAAGAATGGCGACGTCTGGGCTCTCTACAGCCGCAATGTGTCAACCTTCTGGGACATGCAGATTGGTGTGCGTCACGATTTCGGGGAAGGGGATCGCAACTGGTTGGCCATAGGGGTAAACGGGCTCGCACCCTATTTCTTCGAGACCGAGGCGCATCTGCTCGTGGGTGAAGAAGGCACCGTCGGCGCGCGGTTGCGGCAGGAAAACGATGTGCTGTTGACTAATCGGCTGATCCTGTCGCCGTCTTTGGAAGTCAATGCGGTCAGTCAGGCCGACACACAGCGCGGCACGGGTTCGGGTCTGACCGATGCGACAGCGGCCCTGAAACTGCGCTATGAGGTCAACCGGCGCTTTGCACCCTACGTGCAGCTTGATCATCAGCGCAAATTGGGAGAGACGGCCGAATGGGCGCGCGCTGCGGGAAATATGACTGAAGACAGTCGCATAAGCATCGGAATACGCTGGCTATTCTGATAAATGAAAACGGCGTCCGGATCGCTTCGGACGCCGAAATTTCACTCTGTCTCCAACATTACAGCTTGTATTCCAGACCAACCCACACCTTGCGTCGCGACGCCGGCATTGAGGAGTCCGCGCGCTCGAAATCGGCATATTTGACACTGACCGTCAGGTTCTTGGTCAGAGCCGTCGAGGCCAGCGCATCCCATTCTTTGCCCACGGCGCGGCTGTTACGATCCGTCTTGAAATCGTGATAGCTGAGGGTCAGGGTCGGCTTCTTAAAGGGGCCGATCTGGGTCGGATGAGCATAAGTGGTCGTGAAATTTAGATCGTTCAGACCATCCGGCAGCATCTTGTTGCCATTGGTTGAAAAGGCGTCGGCCCAGCCACGGACATTGTGCGCGCTGCCGATGGGGGTGATGAAGCCGCGCACCCCATTGCCTTCATTCTTCTCATATGCCGCGACGACCTTCCAGCGTCCATGATTGACGCCCACCTCGCCGTTCACGGCCTTGAGGCTGAAATCGCTGGGGTTATTACCGTGCTCGACCTGCTTGGCGATGACACCGGCATACGTCAGTTTCGTCGTTTTGCTCAGCGGTTTTTCACCGCTGAACCGCAGGCCAGTCGTCAGGGTTGAGTTATAGGCCGAATTCTTGAAATCGAGCGCATAGACAAAGCCTTGTACTTTCATGGCCGGGCTTGCCGCATAGCCGACATTTAGAATGTGGCTGTCGGAATCCCAGTCG
Coding sequences:
- a CDS encoding VirB4 family type IV secretion/conjugal transfer ATPase, producing MSKGLFGQVMSLGTKEQRIGDRLPFAHLYNDHTVTLRDGSLMQALYIDGFGFETADTTDLNGLHALRESALRAIGDSRLVLHHHIVRRKVSVTSSGQYDDPIAEYINARWQDRLQSRELFVNDLFITILRRPARGKAGLSESLGKLFGAHSGADRDGLGAELRDLDAARDALMAALGRYGPRLLTSYETRGGRCSEPLELLSALMHGEMRPVLKPDPLARDDVGQYLPYQRLSFGIDAFEMKGAGADKSFGALISVKEYPPQAAPGMLDALLHLPYEMTVSQSFQFVDRQIGLERVNLALRRLRAADDDGITLRAGLMAAKDELASGQTALGEHHLTVCVRAPSLSALDQAAAQVTSAMADTGAVAVREDINLEPAFWAQFPGNETYISRKALISVSAFAGLASLHGFALGQAADNHWGEAITVFETTAATPYFFNFHASDLGNFTLIGPSGSGKTVVLNFLAAQAQKARPRTIIFDKDRGSEIFIRAIGGHYATLRAGEPSGFNPLQLPDSAINRGFLRDLLSRLIAGEGPALPPEDETIIASAIDAMYAQAPVYRRLRYFQELLGGFRRPSQTDLAARLAPWVGSGEWAWLFDNEADQLDLSARVLGFDMTQFLDAPILRGPIMMYLFHRIEERLDGTPAMILIDEGWKALDDEVFSARIRDWMKTLRKRNAILGFGTQSAGDALDSRISSAIIEQAATQIFMPNPRARFEDYGEGFGLSAHEVGLVRALPPHSRAFLVKHGNHSVVARLDLSGTPEILTLLSGRESTVRKLDELRETHGDAPSAWFEALTGTPWPGFGQTERVSA
- a CDS encoding type IV secretion system protein VirB3, which gives rise to MSEETVALVKAPIFRALTQPQMFAGVTYSYFILNFMITTEAFLVTRSFWALGIALLVHAVGYLACLREPRLFDLWFTKVSRTPRIRNYKFWRCNSYLP
- a CDS encoding TrbC/VirB2 family protein encodes the protein MKVRKFLPALLPLLAASPAFAQDPAGSGPIVNALGWIQGTLLGNVATAVAVIAVAAVGFMMLSGRMNWRFGATVILGIFILFGAATIVAGIRTAVG
- a CDS encoding lytic transglycosylase domain-containing protein — translated: MRAFLTTAGTMGVVLCAALPTAAQVFELADDGDFHTLCASVPPVTVQTTSLPYQDVIQAAAERYSLSADFLIAVIRQESDFNPKAISPRGAIGLMQLMPATAAELGVDPFDPQGNVFGGAAYLRRQLDRFDGRIDLALAAYNAGAGAVNRHGGVPPYTETQAYVARSLDRLSVKTDPQPTETCS
- a CDS encoding DUF5695 domain-containing protein, which translates into the protein MTPSAVSTLTRRASLTAIAGALAAPSLARAADTGGLAWNSADAQTTVHETPDFHIELQETSQTLVSLAPKGVGGGFDFAPRHRFTQRLGDGCYRLGDLDLRVRIEGEEKWSDHSTAYRRVKVKALPKPEGALASADITPSLGAEMPLKVVRTWSVSEGKLVLRFTLANPTQKTIEVGGLGMAMVFDNIISGRHLDEAHDVASFYDPYVGLNAGYLQVNRLNGQGPSLLVLPANDTAKFELYKPILNTRDGDKKLAIYSDIEPRNMTFEGFYSWMTHAKGFADSEWKGVEQWNTPTSLMLKPGQSTSVALKFVLSPSIREIEPTLIKQGRPVAVGIPGYVVPTDLPADLFIHAPKAVKALGVHPQGALEVTPVGAIRGGWLKYSVMGKALGRARLTLTYADGTQQTIHYKVTKPQAEAVADMGQFLTTKQWYENPNDPFKRSPSIMIFDREKNALVLQDNRVWVSGLSDEGGAGAWLAAIMKQLDNPNPEEVQKFERFANTTLWGQIQTPDGPDKYGVRKSLMFYDPEGMPNGTYDASLNWKVWSAWDRKHAADLGRSYNYPHPAAAWWTLYRLGRYNTGMTSGETWQTYLTRAAETIKAMMSKAPYYTQFGQMEGDVFLYILLDLRREGWTELASEVEALMKGRVEIWKTLKYPFGSEMPWDSTGQAEVYMWMRYFGHQDKADVTREVIMAYDPAIPHWGYNGSARRFWDFLYAGKLSRIERQLHHYGSSLNAVPLFDAYRETPDDLYMLRVAYGGLMGSLTNIDQEGFASAAFHSFPDAMKWDAVNGDYGMSFFGHAVTSASYLVKHTVFGWIGFGGVVKTSNGVIHLTPKDSARRRVFIAPAGLWITLDAGKIAEVGYDSVSGKVRLTLEAADAQTPVAYINFETTVKGAKPYSLKGEKALGAYAVPLKAEAITLDLNPA